The genomic window GCAAGCTGATGCCCATGGGCAAGAAGGAGCCCATCGTGGTGGTGGGCGCGGGCGGGCTTGGCCTGCAGGCCATCGCGGTGCTGGCGGGGATGGGGCACAAGCGCATCTGCGCGGTGGATGTGGACCAGGGCAAGCTCGACGCCGCGCGCGCGCAAGGCGCCACCGAGACGGTGCTGGCCGGGGGCGACGACACCGCCAAGCGCATCATCGAGGCCTGCGGCGGCCCGGTGCAGGGCGTGATTGACCTGGTGAACGGCAGCCAGTCCGCGATGGCGGCCTTCGACGCGCTGGGCAAGGGCGGCAAGCTGATCCAGGTGGGGCTGTTCGGCGGCGAAATCCGCGTGCCGCTGCCGCTGATGCCCATCCGCGCCATCACCATGCGCGGCAGCTATGTGGGCAGCCTCACGGAGCTGCGGGAGCTGGTGGAGATGGCCCAGAAGGGCAAGATCCCGCCCATCCCGGTCAGCACCGCCAAGCTGCACGAGGCGGATGCGGTGCTGAACCGGCTGCGCGAGGGCAAGATCACGGGGCGGACGATCCTGACCGCCTCGTGACGGAGGGGTGGCTCAGCCAAACCGCGCCCTGAGCCAGGTGCCGGCCGCCTCCACCGCGCGGTCGGCCGCCCCCACCCGGCCGAGCGCGCGGAGAAAGCCGTGCACCGTGCCGGGGAAGGCCTGCATTTC from Roseococcus microcysteis includes these protein-coding regions:
- a CDS encoding alcohol dehydrogenase, with amino-acid sequence MRAWAVVENGKPLQEIELPTPEPQGDEVLLEVTHAGVCHSDLHIWEGEYDMGARGKLRMTDRGLKLPLAMGHEIVGKVLKWGPGAKGQGLKKGQVRLVFPWVGCGNCARCKRGEENMCAVQSRSLGVYQNGGYATHVLATHWRHLIPIDGLDPALAATYACSGVTVYSAIRKLMPMGKKEPIVVVGAGGLGLQAIAVLAGMGHKRICAVDVDQGKLDAARAQGATETVLAGGDDTAKRIIEACGGPVQGVIDLVNGSQSAMAAFDALGKGGKLIQVGLFGGEIRVPLPLMPIRAITMRGSYVGSLTELRELVEMAQKGKIPPIPVSTAKLHEADAVLNRLREGKITGRTILTAS